AGCAATGTTTCCATGTCCTCCTCTGGTAACTGCTCCACTTCCTCCAAACGTTTGTAAAAGAAGTCTTTAAATTGATTTTGTTTATCCTTTCCCTCTTCCGTTAAATTCATCACAAGCACTCGACGATCTTCACTAGAGCGATCCCTCTTCACAAGGTTTGATTGAACTAAGCGATCCACAACCCCGCTCATTGTGCTGTTGCTCACTTTTAGTTCATCAGCCAAATGCTTTAACGATTGATCTGGGTTCTTCCCTAAATAGGAAAGAACGAATAACTGTAATGGCGTGCTGTCCATTTCAGTGGCGATCACACGAATCACCTGATCCATTAATTTACGAATTTCTCTTAAAGAAGCCATAAATCGTTGAATTTGTTCTTTCTCTTCAATCATTTTTTTCCCCCTGCGTTTGAGAATTAAAAAATAAGCACACGAATCATTCGCATACGAAATATTATCGTAATTAACCTCCCTTTGTCAAGTGCGAGACAATTATCGAAAGGTTGGATTACTTTTAAAACGTATTGAGTCCTTGTCTCACATGTAACCGGATCGGATCTAAAGGCAAAAATAAACCCTGTGCGAATAGCTGCACAGGGGGAAATGTACTCTCTACTGAATCCTACTCGCGAG
This genomic interval from Aureibacillus halotolerans contains the following:
- a CDS encoding MarR family winged helix-turn-helix transcriptional regulator gives rise to the protein MIEEKEQIQRFMASLREIRKLMDQVIRVIATEMDSTPLQLFVLSYLGKNPDQSLKHLADELKVSNSTMSGVVDRLVQSNLVKRDRSSEDRRVLVMNLTEEGKDKQNQFKDFFYKRLEEVEQLPEEDMETLLSLHQKVIAQIKKGSLTHE